A genomic segment from Mesoaciditoga lauensis cd-1655R = DSM 25116 encodes:
- a CDS encoding ADP-dependent glucokinase/phosphofructokinase, which produces MNDRMNLNDIYEKSINWAVNYSKKSSTIALGFHSVIDGLVKLDPSSVEKEILVDVPKDLNSIPTSIKTKDDFFEGLLFSFVNGKALQIMIDSEEVYLWIKEKFGTGTLRLGGTSANMAKTLSNFSFPKVLIYAYPLTKELAGLFPDSKNLFVVHDHELQHPKNLHLEHGVKAIHWIFEFSQGQKIKIKGKEYVCPRSNRFIASWNPVNSRLEIRDPFRSYVLDHAKEISKFLVSGFHIMRDNYPNGESAKDRMAEVAKFIKQMKEKNPHIQFHLEFASIRRNGVRKAVESVLFPISDSLGANEVELSWIANDMGMDTTGIEAGSVEKISSVLSKLRYMGLKRIHFHTLGFYLLAFDENFYDLESERNALAFAALAAAQRARDGYIAQDKIKEILEIPLSNAKYQEWKSNGTTFILFPTKIVQNQKISVGLGDTISSLGFVLGG; this is translated from the coding sequence GTGAATGATAGAATGAATTTAAACGATATATACGAAAAATCCATTAATTGGGCTGTAAACTATTCAAAAAAATCATCCACGATAGCTTTGGGATTTCATTCGGTCATAGATGGACTGGTGAAACTTGATCCATCAAGTGTAGAAAAGGAAATTTTGGTCGATGTGCCAAAGGATTTGAATTCAATTCCAACTTCTATCAAAACAAAAGATGATTTTTTTGAAGGATTACTCTTTTCATTTGTCAACGGTAAAGCGCTTCAAATCATGATAGATTCGGAAGAAGTTTACTTGTGGATAAAAGAAAAGTTCGGGACAGGTACTCTTCGATTGGGTGGCACTTCCGCCAACATGGCAAAAACGCTGTCTAACTTTTCATTTCCCAAAGTGTTGATTTACGCTTATCCTTTGACAAAAGAATTGGCAGGGTTATTTCCCGATTCTAAAAATCTTTTTGTGGTTCATGATCACGAACTCCAACACCCAAAAAATCTCCATCTTGAGCATGGCGTGAAAGCCATCCATTGGATATTTGAATTTTCGCAAGGTCAAAAGATAAAAATCAAAGGCAAAGAATACGTGTGCCCGCGTTCAAATAGGTTCATAGCTTCTTGGAACCCTGTGAATTCCCGTTTGGAAATAAGAGATCCTTTCCGTTCATACGTTTTAGACCATGCAAAAGAGATTTCCAAATTTCTTGTTTCAGGTTTTCACATAATGAGAGATAATTACCCAAATGGTGAAAGTGCGAAAGATAGAATGGCTGAAGTGGCAAAATTCATAAAGCAAATGAAAGAAAAGAACCCTCATATACAATTCCATCTTGAATTCGCTTCCATAAGGAGAAATGGTGTGAGAAAGGCCGTGGAAAGTGTGCTCTTTCCAATTTCAGATAGCCTGGGTGCCAACGAAGTGGAACTTTCATGGATAGCCAACGATATGGGCATGGATACAACGGGAATTGAGGCTGGGAGTGTTGAAAAAATTTCCAGCGTACTTTCGAAATTACGATATATGGGACTCAAAAGGATACATTTTCACACGCTAGGTTTTTACCTTCTTGCTTTTGATGAAAATTTCTACGACCTTGAAAGCGAAAGAAATGCCCTTGCGTTTGCGGCGCTGGCAGCGGCTCAAAGGGCAAGAGATGGATACATAGCGCAGGACAAAATAAAAGAAATACTTGAGATCCCACTTTCTAACGCAAAATATCAAGAATGGAAGTCCAATGGAACGACATTTATCTTATTTCCAACGAAAATAGTTCAAAATCAGAAAATCTCAGTTGGATTGGGAGACACGATCTCGTCGTTGGGATTCGTTTTAGGAGGATGA
- a CDS encoding Gfo/Idh/MocA family protein codes for MPKLFQDKVRFGLIGTGNAAKIHAKALSKIENAKLVAVVGRNFQKALAFSNEFQCDISSSVDELLARKDIDAICITTPSGTHADIGIKAAKAGKHVVVEKPIDVTLEKADALIKACEKQNVKLAVISQRRYSGGVQQIRRAIKSNKLGKIGFGGMQVRWYRSQEYYDSAQWRGTWELDGGGALINQSIHYVDLLQYLVGPVEEVFGYCKTMAHKIEVEDLVVGSLKFKNGAIGLVESTTAAYPGFFSRVDVYGDNGSAALVNDEAELIITKGENILEKKDMGDKKNSTSGPEISYVLHEKQLRNFVDSILKGVELDVKGEDGRNALAIVEGLYTSCKEKKVIKIDLI; via the coding sequence ATGCCAAAGCTTTTCCAAGATAAAGTAAGATTCGGGTTAATAGGAACGGGAAACGCCGCTAAAATTCATGCAAAAGCCCTATCTAAGATAGAAAACGCGAAATTGGTAGCCGTGGTTGGACGTAACTTTCAAAAAGCCCTGGCTTTTTCAAATGAATTTCAATGTGACATTTCTTCAAGCGTAGATGAGCTTCTTGCAAGAAAAGATATAGATGCCATTTGCATCACTACCCCGAGCGGTACCCATGCGGACATTGGAATAAAGGCTGCCAAAGCTGGAAAGCACGTTGTTGTGGAAAAGCCAATAGATGTAACCCTGGAAAAAGCGGACGCCCTCATAAAGGCATGTGAAAAACAGAATGTAAAGTTGGCTGTTATATCTCAAAGGCGTTATTCTGGTGGAGTCCAACAAATACGAAGAGCCATTAAAAGTAACAAACTTGGGAAAATAGGATTTGGAGGAATGCAGGTGAGATGGTATCGCTCCCAAGAATATTATGACAGCGCACAATGGCGAGGAACGTGGGAGCTTGATGGTGGTGGCGCTTTGATAAATCAATCAATTCACTACGTAGATCTTCTTCAATACCTTGTTGGTCCAGTTGAAGAGGTCTTCGGTTATTGTAAAACTATGGCGCATAAAATAGAAGTGGAAGATCTAGTTGTGGGATCTTTGAAATTCAAAAACGGGGCAATAGGCTTGGTCGAGAGCACAACGGCAGCCTATCCCGGATTCTTTTCAAGAGTGGACGTGTACGGAGACAATGGAAGCGCGGCTCTGGTAAACGACGAAGCTGAGCTTATAATAACCAAAGGCGAAAATATCTTAGAAAAGAAAGATATGGGCGACAAAAAAAATTCAACTTCTGGGCCAGAAATATCTTACGTATTGCATGAAAAACAGTTGAGAAACTTCGTTGATTCCATACTCAAAGGTGTTGAATTAGATGTCAAGGGAGAGGATGGAAGAAACGCCTTGGCCATCGTTGAAGGTCTGTACACATCTTGCAAAGAGAAAAAAGTGATAAAAATAGATTTAATATAA